In Panicum virgatum strain AP13 chromosome 5K, P.virgatum_v5, whole genome shotgun sequence, the genomic window ATAGCCCAGGCCAGTATATAATATATATGCAGTATTCTACTCATAGTAACCAGCATGCTTTGCTGCTGTTTAATACTGTAATTTACCCTCCAGTGCCCAGTGCGTGGTGTCTCCGTCAGACACTCCCAAAGCATGAAGGGCACAGCATGTACATGACAGCTCCACTGCAACCTCTCTTGAACGCTAGGGTAGGGCACCTATATAGCATACCCCTGCGCCATCCACCGCTAGGTGAGAGCAGTTGGACACACCCTGCAGGAGGGCTCACCCGTAGAGGGCTCGCCACACCACCACCAAGTATTAAGAGGCGAGAGGTTGACGTACAAGCAGCTAGCTAGAGGTCGTTTCaggggaaaaggagaagagaagACAAGATGCAGGACTGGGCGCCGGTGTTCATCTCGCTGGTGTTCTTCATCCTGCTGTCGCCGGGCCTGCTGTTCCAGATCCCCGGCAAGTGCCGGATCATCGAGTTCGGCAACTTCCACACCAGCGCGCTCTCCATCCTCGTCCACTCCATCCTCTTCTTCGCACTCATCGCCATCTTCCTCATCGCCATCGGCGTGCACATGTACCTCGGGTCCTAGCTTGTAGCTTTTGTTAGCCTGATGATGCCTACCTGCCTGCCCGACGATGGGGTGTTTGTCGATCAGTTTGCAGCTCGATCGTGTTCTTCTCTGCTAGTCGCCCATCTCTAATTAAGGGTTCTTTTTTTCTATACACATGTGTTGAATAACAATGTATGTACCATCCATGTtcatttctttcttcttctaataataataataataacaaagTTCTTCAATTTGCTTTGGCATTTGCCTTCGTGCATTGTTCGTTTCGTTGCCCAGCGATTAGGTAGCCTTGTTCAAAGTGTGGCATGGCACAATTATCGAGCATCGAGCAGGCTCGTTCCTTGCCTCTAATaatcagaagaagaagaaagatcatcTGAACCTACCGTTTCCATCGATCGTTCTGATTCTCATTCCTGAACTAGCTGCTAGCATGCACTTCTAACTCAGCCCCCTTGTTTATTCAGTTTGCATTGGTGTTCATCTGTAACTACTGTGCTCAAGGAATAAATTACGACTCTTCATGCGTCTCAACGGAAAAAGCTACTTCCATATTGTAACTAAAGCTTTATCATCAGCCTCACTTTCTGATAGTTGCTCTACTTCTTTTTATGGGCTGTTTTGTTGCTTCAGCTTTTGTAACTACTACTACAACTACTACTTTTatgcatatataaataaatatacaTATAATATAAATAGGCTTTATGTCTCTGCTTGCCCACTGTGCTCTCTCACTCTGTTCGCTAtaaccagccaacagtatttttctctcacaccaaaccaaCACCAACCACCAGCCACCCAACACTACTtttttctcacaacaaatcagcacaaACCACCACAGCGAACAGTCAACGGAACTTTTGGATCGGAGATGACGCGTAGGGGATATGCATTGCCCCAAAGGACTGACGCGACAGTCGAGCTACCGGGTAAGCCTGCGCCCGTACTGTTCGCGGCCAGAGTAGCCAGGGGAGTTCGGTGCCGGGTCGCCATGGCCGCGATGTGATCGGCGTCGGAAAGGAACAAAAGGGGGATCAGCGCGCAGCGACCAAGAGCCCAAGAGGTAGCGAGCTTGTGAACAGCATGCTGGCTGGCTCGACCAGTGACAGCGAGCCTGCGGGCGATTTGGCATCCGTGTTCCGTATGCTGGGATGCGATGAGACACGATACGGTGCGTGTGGACGCCATGGCTCCTGCTGCGGCTCGCAGTTCGCTCATCACCGTACCCCAACGGGCAACGGCCACGGCCAGACCGCCAGCTGCTAACCGCGCACTGACAGTGACAGTGACGCGCGCGAGTGGCCGTAGCGTTAGGGGGTGTGCATGTTAATTTTGTCCCTGGAATCGAAGAAGAGATGGAGTCAGCAGTGTTTACGCTGCGTGTATCTTTGGACTTTGGGTGTGAGATCGACGGTGATCCCAAGAACAACAACGATGTACTACCCATACATTTGTTCTACATGAAAAGCAGGGAATCCTTTTTTTCGAAAATGTGATGTGCGTGAGCGGCCTAATTATTAGACTAAGTGCGCTACACATGGCAGGGGTGTAACAGCCTAACCCGTCGCCATCAGTCATTCAGTCCTGTAGCGGTATTGCTGTACTATGTGACCCATCTTGTTGCGCGTGTGTTTTTTCGTTCGGTCTTTGAAGGTCATCTTATAATCTTTGTCGGTAAAAAGTAGCATCTCCTGGTTAAACATTTTACAGGAATTGAGTAAAATGCAGAACTCGGTAAAGAAATTTATGAAACGGGACAATCACATTGCATAGTTCATTTCACATTTTCCACACTCTGTAAGGAGTTTATGACCCTTATCGTATGGGTTTTTCATACACCAGCTAGTAAAATGCGACGCGTTTCTCCGTAGCTCGATGACTAACGCTAAAAGATAAGATGTGTACTGGTTCGGGCAAATGCCCTACATCCACGAGAGTGGTTCGTTGCATTTGTGTTCTTGCGCTTGAGTGCTTGGGTGTTTACAACGGCGAGTTTGCAAGCATGCAAAATGTTGTGCGTGAGAAAGAGAATCGAGTGTtcctagagagagaaagaaggcCTAGCTCATGGGAGCTGGGTTACAATTGGAATGAAGGGGTGTCTGACCCTCGGAGTTGGCATCCTGACGAGAGGTTGGGGACTTGGAGGGTTCTATAGGTAGCTTAACTCTAGCCTCTTATTTCCTCCGTCCTAAAATACTAGTC contains:
- the LOC120706303 gene encoding uncharacterized protein LOC120706303, which gives rise to MQDWAPVFISLVFFILLSPGLLFQIPGKCRIIEFGNFHTSALSILVHSILFFALIAIFLIAIGVHMYLGS